The following proteins are encoded in a genomic region of Natronorubrum halophilum:
- a CDS encoding creatininase family protein, translating into MELERNSWTAVEDSAPTTALLPVGSTEQHGPHAPVGTDTIVARAIAAAADRTLPTETVVLPPLPVGVAPYHGPFPGTLSVSPETLRSYARDVVTSLEGTSVETVVFVNGHGGNGETLGHLARSLTNSSSNDLAVYLWEWMRAVDDHVGHAGELETSVLLHVCPDDVGEPVAGDATAWDSTVDGGVVHHFTDGFSENGAVGDATAASAEQGEDVFETAVDALASFVTRVDPTDDGSSPAGQTD; encoded by the coding sequence ATGGAACTCGAGCGAAATTCGTGGACGGCGGTCGAGGACTCGGCACCGACGACGGCGCTGCTCCCGGTCGGTAGCACGGAACAGCACGGCCCTCACGCCCCCGTCGGAACCGACACGATCGTCGCGCGGGCGATTGCCGCCGCAGCCGATCGGACGCTCCCGACCGAAACGGTCGTGCTGCCGCCGCTACCGGTCGGCGTCGCGCCCTATCACGGACCCTTCCCCGGAACGCTTTCGGTCTCGCCGGAAACGCTTCGCAGCTACGCCCGCGACGTGGTCACGTCGCTCGAGGGAACGAGCGTCGAGACGGTCGTGTTCGTCAACGGCCACGGCGGCAACGGCGAGACGCTCGGCCACCTCGCGCGGAGCCTGACCAACTCCTCGTCGAACGACCTCGCGGTCTATCTCTGGGAGTGGATGCGCGCCGTCGACGACCACGTCGGTCACGCGGGAGAACTCGAGACGTCCGTTCTGCTCCACGTCTGCCCGGACGACGTCGGCGAACCGGTCGCCGGCGACGCGACGGCGTGGGACAGTACCGTCGACGGCGGCGTCGTCCACCACTTCACGGACGGGTTCAGCGAAAACGGTGCCGTCGGCGACGCGACGGCCGCCTCCGCCGAGCAGGGCGAGGACGTGTTCGAGACCGCCGTCGACGCGCTCGCGTCGTTCGTCACTCGAGTCGATCCAACGGACGACGGTAGTAGCCCGGCCGGTCAAACGGACTGA
- a CDS encoding ABC transporter substrate-binding protein, producing the protein MTDESPRTMNRRTALKTTLATATLAAAGCLSSETDAAEMRIGGPWEPGSDPLDGGSLLRRLGITEALVGVDYDANPMPELATDWDRRDANRWRFELRADVTFHDGEPFDATAAVESLRRTAASSAFAAVPIDTIEAVDETTLDVETETPFSPLPAHLSRNEAVLLSPGALEDDGGVSEPVSTGPFVFESARAGTELRAVRNDEYYGDDPALESVRYEVVEDDQTRRMKLENDELEMARILPTEMVASLESTDGIDVYTPEIPRIRFLTFDTTSEPFDDERVRRALSYAVDRTAITESVLDGAEEPAVGPFSPAITEWANPDIDDRIYDPDRARSLLSDAGWTGGSSGAGDVRTRDGSALSVEFMTFDARSLPLIAEVIQDQLADVGFDVDVTTMEFSSMDDRAGRGSFDAYLTSWGTLWYPDPDRLTEMVHSTAASLHHGYENDRVDTLLEEARELEEREERKQRYYEVQSITVDEAPIAVLTNYTNVVATSTAVDGYEPHPTELRYGLESVELEE; encoded by the coding sequence ATGACCGACGAGTCACCACGCACGATGAATCGACGCACCGCACTCAAAACGACGCTCGCGACCGCGACGCTCGCCGCCGCCGGCTGTCTCTCGAGCGAGACCGACGCGGCCGAGATGCGTATCGGCGGGCCGTGGGAACCGGGGAGTGACCCCCTCGACGGAGGCAGTCTGCTTCGGCGACTCGGCATCACCGAGGCCCTGGTCGGCGTCGATTACGACGCGAATCCGATGCCCGAGTTGGCCACCGATTGGGACCGACGCGACGCGAATCGGTGGCGGTTCGAGCTTCGAGCGGACGTGACCTTCCACGACGGCGAGCCGTTCGATGCGACGGCCGCCGTCGAGTCGCTTCGTCGAACCGCCGCGTCGTCGGCGTTCGCGGCCGTCCCGATCGATACTATCGAGGCGGTCGACGAGACGACCCTCGACGTCGAAACCGAAACGCCGTTCTCGCCGCTCCCCGCTCACCTCTCGCGCAACGAGGCGGTGCTCCTCAGTCCGGGGGCGCTCGAGGACGACGGCGGCGTTTCGGAGCCGGTGAGCACCGGACCGTTCGTCTTCGAGTCGGCCCGGGCCGGCACCGAGCTTCGCGCCGTTCGTAACGACGAGTACTACGGGGACGATCCGGCCCTCGAGTCCGTTCGTTACGAGGTCGTCGAAGACGATCAGACGCGGCGGATGAAACTCGAGAACGACGAACTCGAGATGGCGCGAATTCTCCCCACCGAGATGGTCGCGTCCCTCGAGTCCACGGATGGCATCGATGTCTACACCCCGGAAATCCCGCGCATCAGGTTCCTCACGTTCGACACGACGTCGGAACCGTTCGACGACGAGCGCGTCCGACGGGCGCTGAGCTACGCCGTCGACAGAACGGCGATCACCGAGTCGGTTCTCGACGGTGCCGAAGAGCCCGCGGTTGGCCCGTTTTCGCCGGCGATTACGGAGTGGGCGAATCCGGACATAGACGACCGGATCTACGACCCCGACCGCGCTCGAAGTCTACTCTCGGACGCCGGCTGGACGGGCGGATCGAGTGGCGCCGGGGACGTTCGAACCCGCGACGGATCGGCGCTCAGCGTCGAGTTCATGACGTTCGATGCGCGGAGCCTCCCGCTGATCGCCGAGGTGATCCAGGACCAACTCGCCGACGTCGGGTTCGACGTCGACGTGACGACGATGGAGTTCAGTTCGATGGACGACCGGGCCGGTCGGGGCTCGTTCGACGCCTACCTGACCTCGTGGGGGACGCTGTGGTATCCCGATCCGGATCGACTCACGGAGATGGTTCACTCGACGGCGGCGTCGTTGCACCACGGCTACGAAAACGATCGGGTCGATACGCTTCTCGAGGAAGCGCGCGAACTCGAGGAGCGCGAGGAACGAAAACAGCGCTACTACGAGGTCCAGTCGATTACCGTCGACGAAGCGCCGATCGCCGTCCTCACGAACTACACGAACGTCGTCGCGACGTCGACGGCCGTCGACGGCTACGAACCGCATCCGACCGAATTACGGTACGGTCTCGAGTCGGTCGAACTCGAGGAGTAA
- a CDS encoding dipeptide ABC transporter ATP-binding protein yields the protein MSDGLAIDDLHVQFRTQSETVHAVSGVSFGIEPGEIVGLVGESGCGKSVTARSIVRLEEPGKIVGGSVRYDGRDLTTAVDRTLRRLRGRDLAMVFQDPSTTLNPVYPVGEQIAEAVRVHRSPERQSVFRELAVGASSRLRSRRTRSRVLELMETVGIPRPEERIDAYPHQFSGGMRQRALLAIALARRPSVLIADEPTTGLDATTQAAILERLAELNETRGMSILLISHDFGVVSDLCDRVVVMYDGTVVEQGPAEELRANPSHPYTKALLGCLPHRSEPQTRLPTVAGTPPDGSPPNPGCVFADRCPFATEECRDDQPLVSVGNGDTHTVRCGVPAARTATTESMRAATSAGSARGRERRTTGSHATDAADDRTQRSAHDGPVVELEAVTKFFRESDALLDRLLGTDAVVPAVRGVSLALQAGETVGLVGESGCGKSTLARLIAGLEEPTDGTVRLRGESVGAVGSRTNDQLSEIGFVFQNPGTSLDPKRTVGQSIAEPLVEAGWEPARRDDRVEDVLSLVGLSLEYADRYPRQLSGGQRQRVAIARVLALEPSVLVLDEPTAALDVSIQAAILNLLADLQDDLGLTYLFVSHDLDVVRHVADRVAVMYLGELVEVGPASRTLSKPIHPYTETLLAATPGDRSNATSDHYHDALAGEPPSPTAPPAGCAFHPRCPVADDECSRTDPALEPVGDARSRCLFATEPDDEPETRRTRPATTTTHEPDTR from the coding sequence ATGAGCGATGGACTCGCAATCGACGACCTCCACGTACAGTTCCGGACGCAGTCGGAGACCGTCCACGCCGTTTCCGGCGTCTCCTTCGGAATCGAACCCGGCGAGATCGTCGGTCTCGTCGGCGAGAGCGGCTGCGGTAAATCCGTCACCGCTCGCTCGATCGTCCGGCTCGAGGAGCCCGGCAAAATCGTCGGCGGCAGCGTTCGCTACGACGGTCGCGACCTCACGACGGCCGTCGACCGAACGCTGCGGCGACTGCGCGGGCGCGACCTCGCGATGGTGTTTCAGGACCCGTCGACGACGCTCAATCCGGTCTACCCCGTCGGCGAACAGATCGCCGAAGCCGTCCGGGTGCACCGAAGTCCGGAACGCCAATCTGTCTTCAGGGAACTCGCGGTCGGCGCGAGTTCGCGGCTCCGATCCCGACGGACACGTTCGCGGGTCCTCGAGTTGATGGAGACGGTCGGCATTCCGCGACCCGAAGAGCGGATCGACGCCTACCCCCACCAGTTCAGCGGCGGGATGCGCCAGCGCGCGCTCCTCGCGATCGCGCTCGCCCGCCGGCCGTCGGTGCTGATCGCCGACGAACCGACGACGGGGCTGGACGCGACGACCCAGGCGGCGATCCTCGAGCGCCTCGCCGAGTTGAACGAGACGCGGGGAATGAGCATCCTCCTGATCAGCCACGACTTCGGCGTCGTCTCCGACCTTTGTGACCGAGTCGTCGTCATGTACGATGGGACGGTCGTCGAGCAGGGGCCGGCGGAAGAACTGCGCGCCAATCCGAGTCACCCCTACACGAAAGCGTTGCTCGGCTGTCTGCCTCACCGATCGGAACCACAGACTCGACTGCCGACGGTCGCCGGAACGCCGCCCGACGGCTCGCCGCCGAATCCCGGCTGCGTCTTCGCGGATCGCTGCCCGTTCGCGACCGAGGAGTGTCGCGACGACCAGCCGCTCGTCTCGGTAGGCAACGGGGATACGCACACGGTCCGGTGTGGCGTTCCGGCGGCGCGTACCGCGACGACCGAGTCGATGCGCGCGGCGACGTCCGCGGGATCGGCACGCGGCCGCGAACGTCGAACGACGGGTAGTCACGCGACGGACGCGGCGGACGATCGCACGCAGCGATCGGCACACGACGGACCCGTCGTCGAACTCGAAGCCGTCACCAAGTTCTTCCGCGAATCCGACGCGCTCCTCGACCGACTCCTCGGAACCGACGCGGTGGTCCCGGCCGTCAGGGGGGTCTCCCTCGCCCTGCAAGCCGGGGAGACCGTCGGCCTCGTCGGCGAGAGCGGCTGCGGGAAATCGACGCTCGCGCGGCTGATCGCAGGGCTCGAGGAACCGACCGACGGAACCGTCCGGTTACGTGGTGAGTCGGTCGGTGCCGTCGGCTCGCGGACGAACGACCAACTCTCCGAGATCGGGTTCGTCTTCCAGAACCCCGGCACGAGCCTCGATCCGAAACGGACGGTCGGCCAGTCGATCGCCGAACCGCTGGTCGAGGCCGGTTGGGAGCCCGCGCGCCGGGACGACCGCGTCGAGGACGTGCTGTCGCTCGTCGGCCTCTCCCTCGAGTACGCCGACCGGTACCCCCGACAGCTGTCGGGCGGGCAGCGCCAGCGCGTCGCGATCGCTCGAGTGCTCGCCCTGGAGCCGTCGGTGCTCGTTCTGGACGAACCGACGGCCGCGCTCGACGTCTCGATTCAGGCCGCGATCCTCAATCTCCTCGCCGACTTGCAGGACGACCTCGGGCTCACGTACCTGTTCGTCTCGCACGATCTGGACGTCGTTCGCCACGTCGCTGACCGCGTCGCGGTGATGTATCTCGGCGAGCTCGTCGAGGTCGGCCCGGCGAGTCGGACGCTCTCGAAGCCGATCCATCCCTACACGGAAACGCTGCTGGCAGCGACCCCCGGCGACCGTTCCAACGCGACGAGCGACCACTATCACGACGCCTTGGCGGGCGAGCCGCCGAGCCCGACGGCACCGCCGGCCGGCTGTGCGTTTCACCCTCGCTGTCCGGTCGCCGACGACGAGTGCTCGCGGACCGACCCCGCCCTCGAACCCGTCGGCGACGCTCGATCGCGGTGTCTGTTCGCGACCGAACCGGACGACGAACCGGAAACGCGGCGCACACGACCGGCGACGACCACCACTCACGAACCAGATACACGATGA
- the nikC gene encoding nickel transporter permease, with translation MGSGLGVVVRRNFRIRLGGWIVCALALVAIVGPLVTPYDPTAQSLGARLQEPSLAHPLGTDALGRDVATRLVYGARISLALALVATLVRLVIGTAIGVVAATGGTLTDTALMRLVDVQLAFPGLVLALVVAGVLGPSLTNVVIALSVVGWATYARLVRGSVLAIKDRPFVQVARLYGTPRRRIVRRHLLPNVASPVIVLATLNLGTVVLAAAGLSFLGLGAQPPTAEWGTMIANGRIYLRSAPWLITAPGVAIAGTVIGFNLLGDGLRDALDPDHLDDRQRRHP, from the coding sequence CTGGGATCGGGGCTCGGCGTCGTCGTTCGCCGAAACTTCCGGATCCGTCTCGGCGGGTGGATCGTCTGCGCCCTCGCGCTCGTCGCGATCGTCGGACCGCTAGTGACTCCCTACGATCCGACGGCCCAGTCGCTGGGTGCCCGGCTTCAGGAGCCGTCGCTCGCCCATCCGCTCGGCACCGACGCGCTCGGCCGCGACGTGGCGACCCGGCTGGTCTACGGTGCCAGAATCTCGCTCGCCCTGGCACTCGTCGCGACGCTCGTTCGGCTCGTCATCGGGACGGCCATCGGGGTGGTCGCGGCTACCGGCGGGACGCTCACCGATACCGCATTGATGCGACTCGTGGACGTTCAACTCGCGTTTCCCGGACTCGTGCTCGCGCTCGTGGTCGCCGGCGTCCTCGGGCCGAGCCTGACGAACGTCGTGATCGCGCTCTCGGTCGTCGGCTGGGCGACGTACGCGCGTCTCGTGCGCGGAAGCGTTCTCGCGATCAAGGACCGGCCGTTCGTTCAGGTCGCCCGGCTCTACGGAACCCCGCGCCGGCGGATCGTCAGGCGACACCTGCTGCCGAACGTCGCGAGTCCGGTCATCGTTCTCGCGACGCTCAACCTTGGCACCGTCGTGCTCGCGGCGGCCGGGCTCTCCTTTCTCGGCCTGGGCGCACAGCCGCCGACGGCCGAGTGGGGAACGATGATCGCCAACGGGCGGATCTACCTGCGATCGGCACCGTGGCTCATCACCGCGCCCGGCGTCGCCATCGCGGGCACCGTCATCGGATTCAACCTGCTCGGCGACGGCCTTCGGGACGCGCTGGATCCGGACCACCTGGACGACCGACAGCGGAGACACCCCTGA
- the nikB gene encoding nickel ABC transporter permease has translation MIRALLERLASVTVVMVGVSLLTYGFVFLTPGDPAYTILREQRQSPPSAAEAAAFRAEHGLDDPFLVQYLSWLTDALQGDLGTSYYRSEPVTTLLLEYLPNTLELALAATAVSLLLAVPLGVLSAVHRDTWIDRTSQIAALVGISMPNFWLGYLLILVFSLWLGLTPVSGVGTLGHLVLPAITLGTGMAAIITRLVRTSMLDVLEAEYIDTARSKGVRERLVVYKHALRNALVPVVTIVGLQFGFVLNGAVVVEVVFQRPGLGTLLVDAVFARDYPIIQGIVLVTALTFVVTNQLVDLAYVALDPRIDRGRGSQGDRP, from the coding sequence GTGATACGCGCACTCCTCGAGCGCCTCGCCTCGGTCACCGTCGTGATGGTTGGCGTGTCGCTCCTCACGTACGGGTTCGTTTTTCTGACGCCCGGCGACCCGGCGTACACGATCCTCAGAGAGCAGCGACAGAGCCCGCCGTCGGCGGCCGAAGCCGCGGCGTTTCGTGCCGAACACGGGCTCGACGACCCCTTTCTCGTTCAGTACCTCTCGTGGCTCACCGACGCGCTTCAGGGCGACCTCGGGACCTCCTACTACCGGTCGGAACCCGTCACGACGCTGTTGCTAGAGTACCTGCCGAACACGCTCGAACTCGCGCTGGCGGCGACGGCGGTCTCGCTGTTGCTGGCCGTTCCGCTGGGCGTGTTGAGCGCCGTCCATCGCGACACCTGGATCGATCGCACGAGTCAGATCGCCGCACTGGTGGGGATCTCGATGCCGAACTTCTGGCTGGGGTACCTGCTGATCCTCGTCTTCTCGCTCTGGCTCGGGTTGACGCCCGTCTCCGGCGTCGGAACGCTCGGTCACCTCGTCCTCCCGGCGATCACGCTCGGAACCGGCATGGCCGCGATCATCACGCGACTCGTCCGGACGTCGATGCTCGACGTCCTCGAGGCGGAGTACATCGACACCGCGCGTTCGAAGGGCGTCCGCGAGCGACTCGTCGTCTACAAACACGCGCTCCGGAACGCTCTGGTGCCGGTCGTGACGATCGTCGGCCTCCAGTTCGGGTTCGTTCTCAACGGTGCGGTCGTCGTCGAGGTCGTCTTCCAGCGGCCGGGGCTCGGGACGTTACTCGTCGACGCCGTCTTCGCCCGCGACTACCCGATCATACAGGGTATCGTTCTCGTCACCGCGCTCACGTTCGTCGTGACGAACCAACTCGTGGATCTCGCGTACGTCGCACTCGATCCCCGCATCGACCGGGGGCGAGGATCACAGGGTGATCGGCCGTGA
- a CDS encoding HD domain-containing protein — protein MKTIKDSVHDHIRIDGVAHALLDTPELQRLRNIRQLGTVSLVYPSANHTRFEHSLGVYHLACEALEHLGVEGRQAERVHAAALLHDVGHGPFSHNLESITHRRTGRYHDDVHELLVEGDVGAVLREHDLEPTAVADLVAGEGRFGQLVSGELDVDRMDYLVRDAHHTGVPYGTIDHGRLVRELTFADGELVLDEGNVQSAESLLVARALMNPTVYSHSVARISKAMLRRATERLLESPAADIDAATLQRMDDHDLIVALRSCEATDEFSRRLDQRDLFKRAVWAEIDDVPGGIIEADHETIREFEREIADAAGVDPERVILDVPGRPSMTESTTRVMVNGDVRRLGEQSPLVEALRAAQYSQWRLGVYSPPELRDRVGRAAVAVLGLDIDGGLVSEVRDGLDATLDQFVE, from the coding sequence ATGAAGACGATCAAGGATAGCGTCCACGATCACATTCGGATCGACGGGGTCGCCCACGCTCTTCTCGATACGCCCGAACTACAACGGCTCCGAAACATCCGACAGCTCGGAACCGTTTCGCTGGTCTATCCGTCGGCCAATCACACGCGTTTCGAGCACAGCCTGGGCGTCTACCACCTCGCCTGCGAAGCCCTCGAGCACCTCGGCGTCGAGGGACGACAGGCCGAACGCGTCCACGCGGCCGCGCTCCTCCACGACGTCGGCCACGGACCGTTCAGCCACAACCTCGAATCGATCACCCACCGACGAACGGGGCGGTACCACGACGACGTCCACGAGTTGCTGGTCGAGGGCGACGTCGGAGCGGTTCTGCGCGAGCACGACCTCGAGCCGACCGCGGTTGCGGACCTCGTGGCGGGCGAGGGCCGGTTCGGACAGCTCGTTTCGGGCGAACTCGACGTCGACCGGATGGATTACCTCGTTCGCGACGCCCACCACACGGGCGTCCCCTACGGAACGATCGACCACGGACGCCTCGTTCGCGAGTTGACGTTCGCCGACGGCGAACTCGTCCTCGACGAGGGCAACGTCCAGAGCGCGGAGAGCCTGTTGGTCGCGCGAGCGCTGATGAACCCCACCGTCTACAGCCACAGCGTCGCCAGGATCAGCAAGGCGATGCTCCGCCGGGCGACCGAACGATTGCTCGAGTCGCCCGCTGCCGATATCGACGCCGCCACCCTCCAGCGGATGGACGATCACGACCTGATCGTCGCCCTCCGCTCGTGTGAGGCGACGGACGAGTTCTCGCGGCGACTGGACCAGCGGGACCTGTTCAAACGGGCGGTGTGGGCCGAGATCGACGACGTTCCCGGCGGAATCATCGAGGCCGACCACGAGACCATTCGGGAGTTCGAACGCGAAATCGCCGACGCTGCCGGCGTCGATCCGGAACGTGTGATCCTCGACGTTCCGGGTCGCCCCTCGATGACGGAGTCGACGACGCGCGTGATGGTCAACGGCGACGTTCGTCGGCTCGGCGAGCAGTCGCCGCTGGTCGAGGCGCTCCGAGCGGCGCAGTACTCCCAGTGGCGACTCGGCGTCTACTCGCCGCCGGAGCTGCGCGACAGGGTCGGCCGGGCCGCCGTCGCCGTCCTCGGATTAGATATCGACGGCGGACTCGTGAGCGAGGTTCGAGACGGTCTCGACGCGACGCTGGACCAGTTCGTCGAGTGA
- a CDS encoding lipid II:glycine glycyltransferase FemX has translation MAQTTAATISSESSNGISKAGTDISESARTVRTSAAGLEVTLLETIRATSASRWNAVVERATCGSIFHRYEWLEAIEDGLGYTPRHLVVEKDGNTIGLLPNFVVDIEKTPFRRLSSAYPGFGGPLVTTDAGDSLSLLAETVPDLCTGRTVVHQIRALDTKYLRYNDLLQSEGYEPYRRECRFVLDLTQGYDEIRDGMSKTRRNGIERGRDADYEVVEEELTPSTVERFYAAYEQVMDRVGGDVYPRSFFERLSAMRERLLLMTIRIDGEYAGGFLELLDEQRSSIHGFFAAVPREYFDDHASELLYDQVIRWGIENGYETYDFGSTNSSFENGVFRFKEGFGGRLIPILVWERGCSPLWRVLKTGRSLYWPHR, from the coding sequence ATGGCCCAGACGACCGCAGCAACTATCTCATCGGAGTCATCGAACGGGATCTCGAAGGCCGGGACCGACATCAGCGAGTCGGCCAGGACGGTGCGTACGTCGGCGGCCGGTCTCGAAGTCACCCTCCTCGAGACGATTCGAGCGACGTCGGCGTCACGGTGGAACGCGGTCGTCGAACGAGCGACCTGTGGGAGCATCTTTCACCGCTACGAGTGGCTCGAGGCCATCGAGGACGGGCTCGGATACACGCCGCGGCATCTCGTCGTCGAAAAAGACGGGAACACCATCGGGCTGCTACCGAACTTCGTCGTCGATATCGAAAAGACGCCCTTCCGCCGGCTCTCGTCGGCGTACCCGGGGTTCGGCGGGCCGCTGGTTACGACCGACGCGGGCGATTCGCTGTCGCTGCTCGCCGAGACCGTTCCGGATCTCTGTACCGGTCGGACGGTCGTCCACCAGATCCGCGCCCTCGATACGAAGTACCTCCGGTACAACGATCTCCTGCAATCGGAAGGGTACGAACCGTACCGGCGGGAGTGTCGGTTCGTGCTCGATCTGACGCAGGGGTACGACGAGATCCGCGACGGGATGAGCAAGACCAGACGGAACGGAATCGAACGCGGACGCGACGCCGACTACGAGGTCGTCGAGGAAGAACTCACACCGTCGACCGTCGAGCGATTTTACGCGGCGTACGAGCAGGTGATGGACCGCGTCGGCGGCGACGTCTATCCGCGCTCGTTTTTCGAACGGCTGTCGGCGATGCGCGAGCGACTGCTGTTGATGACGATCCGGATCGACGGCGAATACGCGGGCGGGTTCCTCGAACTCCTCGACGAGCAGCGGTCGTCCATCCACGGCTTTTTCGCCGCGGTCCCGCGGGAGTACTTCGACGATCACGCGTCGGAGTTGCTCTATGACCAGGTGATCCGATGGGGGATCGAGAACGGGTACGAGACGTACGACTTCGGCAGTACGAACTCGAGCTTCGAGAACGGCGTCTTCAGGTTTAAAGAGGGGTTCGGTGGACGGCTCATCCCGATCCTCGTCTGGGAACGCGGCTGTAGTCCGCTCTGGAGGGTGCTCAAAACGGGCCGATCGCTGTACTGGCCCCACCGGTAG
- a CDS encoding alcohol dehydrogenase catalytic domain-containing protein, translating to MRAAAFTDLIGPDGVSVIDQSDPAPGPGEALVDIEACAINRHDLWILEGDSAMVDADDLPFVTGLDVAGVVSDVGADVRGVEPGDRVVLCPNQTCGTCRFCREGPENTCERFSLYHGGLAESARVQADRLVALPDGVDATAAAALPTAYMTAFHMLRRADVGPGDLVFVPGTTGGVGVATVQLAAILGARTVGTSSSASKLERIRELGLDHGIESTDTDDIRDAVAEVGAPDAVINHLGGEYTKLGQHVLRRGGTMVVCGRTAGDESTIDVANLFLGHKCVVGSTMGTQDDLRRLVKLAASGALSPEIDRTFALEETGDAFATMQDRESVGKLVVEP from the coding sequence ATGCGAGCCGCAGCGTTTACCGATCTGATCGGCCCGGACGGAGTGAGCGTCATCGACCAGTCTGATCCAGCCCCCGGCCCCGGTGAGGCCCTCGTCGATATCGAGGCCTGTGCGATCAACCGCCACGACCTCTGGATTCTCGAGGGCGATTCGGCGATGGTCGACGCGGACGACCTGCCGTTCGTCACGGGGCTCGACGTCGCCGGCGTCGTCAGTGATGTCGGCGCGGACGTCAGGGGCGTTGAACCCGGCGACAGGGTCGTTCTCTGCCCGAATCAGACCTGCGGAACCTGTCGGTTCTGTCGCGAGGGGCCGGAGAACACCTGCGAGCGCTTCTCGCTCTATCACGGCGGCCTCGCGGAGTCGGCTCGCGTACAGGCCGATCGACTCGTCGCGCTGCCCGACGGCGTGGACGCGACCGCCGCAGCCGCGCTGCCGACGGCGTACATGACGGCGTTTCACATGCTCCGACGCGCCGACGTCGGCCCGGGCGACCTCGTCTTCGTCCCAGGCACAACGGGCGGCGTCGGCGTCGCCACCGTCCAGCTCGCGGCCATCCTCGGCGCTCGGACGGTCGGGACGTCTTCCTCGGCGAGCAAACTCGAGCGCATCCGCGAACTCGGCCTCGACCACGGGATCGAGTCGACAGATACCGACGACATCCGCGATGCAGTCGCCGAGGTCGGCGCTCCAGACGCGGTCATCAACCACCTCGGCGGCGAGTACACGAAACTCGGCCAGCACGTGCTGCGCCGCGGCGGGACGATGGTCGTCTGCGGCCGAACGGCCGGCGACGAGTCGACGATCGACGTTGCGAACCTCTTTCTCGGACACAAGTGCGTCGTCGGCTCGACGATGGGGACGCAGGACGATCTGCGGCGGCTCGTGAAGTTGGCGGCTTCGGGAGCGCTGTCGCCGGAAATCGATCGGACGTTCGCGCTCGAGGAGACCGGCGACGCCTTCGCGACCATGCAGGACCGCGAGAGCGTCGGCAAACTCGTCGTCGAACCGTAG
- a CDS encoding NAD-dependent epimerase/dehydratase family protein, which translates to MTDIAITGASGRVGREAIEAFPDANLTLFSHSETEDLDTQPIDITDRDEFVDVLEGQDVLIHLAANSGPRAEWDEVSGPNVEGLYNAYAAAAENDLERVVFSSSNHAVNMSNTVSPIRPETTVGKPDVVRPDDGMDPDTYYGVTKVFGEAMGHYYAKRHGMDVVNLRIGWLLSPDELTREVEERDAPGERFARGMWLSPADCRRVIRAAATTSLDENPTTAHGISNNSERFLSLSETMLELAYRPRDDSADVLEE; encoded by the coding sequence ATGACCGACATCGCCATCACCGGCGCATCGGGACGGGTCGGCAGGGAGGCTATCGAGGCGTTTCCGGACGCGAATCTCACGCTCTTTTCCCACAGCGAGACCGAGGACCTCGACACGCAGCCCATCGATATCACGGATCGCGACGAGTTCGTCGACGTTCTCGAGGGCCAGGACGTGTTGATCCACCTCGCGGCGAACTCCGGTCCGCGAGCCGAGTGGGACGAGGTCTCGGGCCCGAACGTCGAGGGGCTCTACAACGCCTACGCGGCGGCGGCCGAGAACGACCTCGAGCGGGTCGTCTTCTCGAGTTCGAACCACGCGGTGAATATGTCGAACACCGTCTCGCCGATCCGGCCGGAAACGACGGTCGGAAAACCGGACGTCGTCCGTCCGGACGATGGGATGGATCCGGACACCTACTACGGCGTCACCAAGGTCTTCGGCGAGGCGATGGGCCACTACTACGCGAAGCGCCACGGCATGGACGTGGTCAACCTGCGAATCGGCTGGTTGCTCTCCCCCGACGAACTAACGCGGGAGGTCGAAGAGCGCGACGCACCGGGTGAGCGCTTCGCCCGCGGGATGTGGCTCAGCCCCGCGGACTGCCGTCGGGTGATTCGCGCGGCCGCGACGACGAGTCTCGACGAGAATCCCACGACGGCCCACGGGATTTCGAACAACTCCGAGCGATTCCTCTCGCTCTCGGAGACGATGCTCGAGTTGGCCTATCGACCGCGAGACGACTCGGCCGACGTGCTCGAGGAGTAA
- a CDS encoding DUF7535 family protein — protein sequence MSTKVADSTGYAPNFQMSAFGYIMAGILVVLMLPLLPVLVPAYVLWRVFFGETKFEHSFESWRESEQPPGDS from the coding sequence ATGTCTACAAAGGTAGCCGACTCGACGGGCTACGCGCCGAACTTCCAAATGTCGGCGTTCGGATACATCATGGCGGGTATTCTCGTGGTCCTCATGTTGCCACTGTTGCCGGTACTCGTCCCCGCATACGTCCTCTGGCGGGTGTTCTTCGGAGAGACGAAGTTCGAACACAGTTTCGAGTCGTGGCGAGAATCGGAGCAGCCACCCGGCGACTCGTAA